From one Neofelis nebulosa isolate mNeoNeb1 chromosome 4, mNeoNeb1.pri, whole genome shotgun sequence genomic stretch:
- the GARIN1B gene encoding Golgi-associated RAB2 interactor protein 1B isoform X4, whose amino-acid sequence MLSSVPQRKTQWKSKKTVQVTRSYPIFPSLNVWEEVRGLLPVDGEPNPGVGLGVEEGLLCQMAHSPEFNLFPDSVVFESNFVQVKKGRNWIDIYKASNTMAIGVTSSVPCLPLPNILLMASVKWHQGQSQTWNRPSKAPNIILKRILPLKFVELQVCDRLQRILRLRTVTEKIYYLRLHPDHPETVFHFWIRLVRILQKGLSITTKDPRILVTHCLVPKNSCSPSGDSNLVQKKPQASQPSESLMQLMAKGESEALSQIFADLHQPRQLRERYSQ is encoded by the exons ATGTTGTCATCAGTTCCACAGAGAAAGACTCagtggaaatcaaagaagacagtACAAGTCACGAGATCCTATCCAATCTTCCCCTCCCTGAATGTCTGGGAAGAAGTCAGGGGCCTCTTGCCTGTGGATGGGGAGCCAAACCCTGGAGTGGGCCTGGGTGTGGAGGAGGGATTGCTCTGCCAGATGGCTCATTCTCCAGAATTCAACCTATTTCCTGACTCAGTGGTGTTTGAAAGCAACTTTGTCCAG GTCAAAAAGGGCAGGAACTGGATAGACATCTACAAAGCCTCCAACACCATGGCCATTGGGGTGACCTCCTCCGTgccctgcctgccccttcccAATATCCTCCTCATGGCTAGTGTCAAATGGCACCAGggacagagccagacatggaacAGACCATCTAAAGCCCCAAACATCATCCTGAAGAG GATACTCCCCCTGAAGTTTGTGGAGCTCCAGGTCTGTGACCGGCTTCAACGCATCCTGCGGTTGAGGACAGTCACTGAGAAGATCTACTACCTAAGGCTCCACCCTGACCATCCAGAGACTGTCTTCCACTTCTGGATCCGACTGGTTCGGATTCTGCAGAAGGGCCTGTCCATCACCACCAAAGACCCTCGGATTCTTGTCACTCACTGTCTGGTCCCCAAGAACAGCTGCAGCCCCTCGGGAGACTCGAAC TTAGTACAGAAGAAACCCCAAGCCTCCCAGCCCAGCGAGAGCCTCATGCAGCTGATGGCTAAGGGGGAAAGTGAAGCACTCTCTCAGATTTTTGCCGACTTGCACCAGCCCCGCCAGTTAAG